GCGCGCGATGCCGAAGTCGATGAGCACCAGCCGTCCGCCCGCCGTCACCATGCAGTTCGATGGCTTCACGTCGCGGAAGATGATGGGGTGCGGCCACATCTCGTGCAGATGTCTGAGGCAGGAGCAGAGCTGTATCAGCAGCGGGAGAAGCTCGGCCTCGGTGAAAGGGCGCCCCTTCCGATCGAGCAGCGCCTCGAGGGTGTCTCCTTCGACGCGACGCATGACGAGGGCGTGCTTACCGTTCTCACTGAAGAAATCGACCACCTCGGGGAGGCCGGGATGGCGAAGCCGCGCGCACATGTCGGCCTCACGATGGAAGAGCGCCACGGCTTCCGCACGACTTTCTGAAGGAAGGTCGACTTCATGAAGCACCTTCACAGCCCACGACGCGCCCACGAGGTGCTCGTCGCGAGCCAGGTACACCGCACCCATGGCGCCCTCGCCGATGACCTTCTCGATGCGATAGCGCCCCCGCAGGAGCGTACCGCGCTTCAGGGCTTCCACGATTTCGCGCGCCTCCTGCACTGCGTCACATCAGGTACGCCGCTTCCTGGCGAAACGAGACCACGGGATGGCCTTCAGTGGTGAGGTGATCGACCAGTGCCAGCACCTCATCGCCATCTCCCATGAACAGCACCTTGATGATGTCCCCGTGACTTGTGGCGCGAAACACCCCAGGCCA
This genomic stretch from Pseudomonadota bacterium harbors:
- a CDS encoding serine/threonine protein kinase, translating into MGAVYLARDEHLVGASWAVKVLHEVDLPSESRAEAVALFHREADMCARLRHPGLPEVVDFFSENGKHALVMRRVEGDTLEALLDRKGRPFTEAELLPLLIQLCSCLRHLHEMWPHPIIFRDVKPSNCMVTAGGRLVLIDFGIAR